In one Aricia agestis chromosome 5, ilAriAges1.1, whole genome shotgun sequence genomic region, the following are encoded:
- the LOC121727340 gene encoding uncharacterized protein LOC121727340, with translation MKLGIIIQKMIILLQLTIVMPRKRVRYTSIEDTSMEGDVFYYRECKGSTPRPGTGLKHARVTPPPPRQLMMMQCKMCVTVCCGDECQCKNPAPLEKIQQAIGEVQPENSECKSCVNMCCGSACQCKDQLMPTADEIEANRTTTPSSVTAKPEESQEGRVAFTVKHLNREAFVEPTVARIINMLCKDDFDIVGVDEGSGDRGRTKSLTLNIVKKVGREKGNVTLIYDETASRYDFYHFCVLNVGAQRKHIDDTIDKLVNTSRRDSSTRDYIRRVLSHDGDISAILKDLVRVTLQKVDLMKKMDSRRKNAADNMDVEDSDANILI, from the exons ATGAAGCTAGGGATAATAATCCAAAAG ATGATCATTCTCCTCCAACTGACAATCGTAATGCCGAGGAAACGGGTAAGATACACCAGCATAGAAGATACTAGTATGGAAGGAGACGTATTCTACTACAGAGAATGCAAGGGTTCAACGCCTCGGCCGGGCACGGGATTGAAGCATGCACGGGTCACCCCTCCCCCTCCCCGGCAGCTGATGATGATGCAGTGCAAGATGTGCGTGACGGTGTGCTGCGGGGACGAATGTCAGTGCAAGAACCCGGCCCCCTTGGAGAAGATCCAGCAGGCCATCGGGGAAGTCCAGCCGGAGAATTCCGAGTGTAAATCCTGCGTCAACATGTGCTGCGGGAGCGCCTGCCAGTGTAAGGACCAGCTGATGCCCACAGCAGACGAGATCGAAGCGAACCGAACCACCACTCCGAGCAGCGTGACGGCCAAACCGGAGGAATCACAGGAGGGCCGCGTCGCTTTCACCGTCAAACATTTGAATCGCGAGGCGTTCGTCGAGCCGACAGTCGCGAGAATAATAAACATGCTGTGCAAGGACGACTTCGATATCGTGGGTGTGGACGAGGGGAGCGGGGACAGAGGGCGAACGAAATCTTTAACACTGAACATAGTGAAGAAAGTCGGCCGAGAGAAGGGAAACGTGACGCTCATTTACGACGAAACGGCCTCCAGATATGATTTCTATCATTTCTGCGTCCTCAACGTCGGCGCTCAGAGGAAACACATCGACGATACAATCGACAAACTGGTCAACACGAGTAGAAGGGACTCGAGCACGCGCGACTATATCAGAAGAGTCCTAAGCCACGACGGGGACATCAGCGCTATACTGAAGGACCTAGTCCGAGTTACGCTGCAGAAGGTGGATCTCATGAAGAAAATGGATAGCAGAAGAAAGAATGCGGCAGATAATATGGACGTCGAAGATTCGgatgcaaatattttaatttag